A genomic segment from Limosilactobacillus sp. encodes:
- a CDS encoding flavin reductase family protein encodes MKQIDSQRVSPLDNYKLLSGLVAPRPIAWISTWNAGHHNLNLAPFSFFSVVPGSRPLVTVAIGRIDGQPKDTTANLLREHEGVVNLVDRQLAAQMNMTAASLPSGESEADLAGLTTADSQRVTTPGIAGSKARLEVKLDQVVPIKNRDGETDADLLILEVVNYDLADQIVDDRYHVDATALDPISRIAGPNYSRLGERFSMARPK; translated from the coding sequence ATGAAACAAATTGATAGCCAGCGGGTTTCGCCGCTCGATAACTACAAGCTGCTGTCCGGGCTGGTGGCTCCACGGCCGATTGCCTGGATTTCCACCTGGAATGCGGGCCACCACAACTTGAACCTGGCGCCCTTCAGTTTTTTCTCGGTAGTGCCGGGGTCGCGGCCGCTGGTGACCGTGGCGATTGGGCGAATTGATGGCCAACCGAAGGACACCACGGCCAATCTGCTTCGTGAGCACGAGGGGGTTGTTAACTTGGTGGACCGGCAGCTGGCGGCGCAGATGAACATGACCGCGGCCAGCCTGCCAAGTGGCGAGAGTGAGGCTGATCTTGCAGGACTGACCACCGCGGATAGCCAGCGGGTAACGACGCCCGGAATTGCGGGAAGCAAGGCGCGCCTGGAGGTTAAGCTGGACCAAGTGGTGCCAATTAAGAATCGGGATGGAGAAACCGACGCAGATCTCCTGATCTTGGAGGTCGTCAACTATGACTTGGCGGACCAGATTGTCGACGATCGCTATCACGTCGACGCCACCGCGCTCGATCCAATTTCCCGGATCGCCGGACCAAACTACAGCCGGCTTGGCGAGCGCTTCTCGATGGCGCGGCCAAAGTAA
- a CDS encoding NADPH-dependent oxidoreductase, with translation MNNSTIEAQLNHRSIRKFKDQPLTTDQLNTLYEVARHTSSGQFLQQFSIIHVTDPTKKQQIAAIAHQPYIAGNGDLFIFIADLNRNAKIREKAHQPLGRLDTTDILMEAFFDATLAVQNMLVAAESAGLGGVVLGSIHNDNQAISDLLHLPKLTAPVLGLKIGVPADESEEKPRLPLDALVFENEYPAGGVAESTLADYDQTLHDYYASRTTNARDTSFTDLIAGRASALNDRPASPRDAFIQYAQQQGLLKR, from the coding sequence ATGAACAATTCCACGATTGAAGCACAATTGAATCACCGCTCGATTCGCAAATTTAAGGATCAGCCGCTGACGACCGACCAGCTGAACACTCTTTACGAAGTGGCCCGGCACACCTCTTCCGGCCAGTTCCTCCAGCAGTTTTCGATTATCCACGTCACCGATCCGACCAAGAAACAGCAGATCGCGGCGATTGCCCACCAGCCCTACATTGCCGGAAATGGGGACCTCTTCATCTTCATTGCCGACCTGAACCGGAACGCGAAGATTCGTGAAAAGGCGCACCAGCCCCTCGGCCGGCTGGACACGACCGACATTCTAATGGAGGCCTTTTTCGATGCGACCCTGGCGGTGCAGAACATGCTGGTGGCAGCCGAAAGCGCGGGCCTGGGCGGAGTCGTCCTCGGCAGTATCCACAATGACAACCAGGCGATCAGCGACCTGCTCCACCTGCCCAAGCTGACAGCGCCGGTCTTGGGATTGAAGATTGGCGTTCCCGCTGATGAGTCGGAAGAAAAGCCGCGTCTGCCCCTTGACGCCCTGGTCTTTGAAAATGAGTATCCGGCCGGTGGGGTGGCGGAGTCTACCCTCGCCGACTACGATCAAACCCTGCACGATTATTACGCTAGTCGAACAACCAATGCCCGCGACACCAGCTTCACCGATCTAATTGCCGGCCGGGCCAGTGCCCTGAACGACCGGCCTGCCAGCCCGCGGGATGCCTTTATTCAGTACGCTCAGCAGCAGGGACTATTAAAGCGTTAG
- a CDS encoding NAD(P)H-binding protein has translation MTKVLIIGATGTVGSAVRQTLLNETNDTLTLFARSANRIQAGDRETVISGDVMNDADLDRAMQGQDVVFAALFGSLGRFAKQIVAAMDRNGVSRLLFISSMGIYNEVPAGMGDNLKDSPVLQPYREAADVIEASDLNYTVIRPGWFTSGPVDYEVTEKGQPFGGHNVSVSSIADLVKRLSADPSLYSKNSVGINTPSK, from the coding sequence ATGACTAAGGTATTAATTATTGGTGCAACCGGGACCGTCGGCAGTGCGGTCCGGCAAACGCTTTTGAACGAAACGAATGACACGCTGACCCTCTTTGCCCGGTCCGCGAACCGCATCCAAGCCGGCGACCGCGAGACGGTGATCAGCGGTGACGTCATGAACGACGCCGACCTCGACCGGGCCATGCAAGGACAGGACGTGGTCTTTGCCGCCCTGTTCGGCAGCCTGGGCCGCTTTGCCAAGCAGATCGTGGCGGCGATGGACCGGAATGGCGTTTCCCGTTTGCTCTTCATCTCCTCGATGGGGATCTACAACGAGGTACCCGCGGGGATGGGTGACAATCTCAAGGATAGCCCCGTCCTGCAGCCTTATCGGGAGGCGGCCGACGTGATCGAAGCCTCGGACCTGAACTACACGGTCATTCGGCCCGGCTGGTTCACGTCCGGCCCGGTCGACTACGAGGTCACGGAGAAGGGTCAGCCATTCGGTGGGCACAACGTCTCCGTCAGCTCGATTGCCGATTTGGTGAAGCGCCTGAGTGCGGATCCAAGCCTTTATTCCAAGAATAGCGTGGGGATCAACACGCCAAGCAAGTAA
- a CDS encoding flavodoxin, with protein MSKTLIAYYSWSGTTKRLAERIHKLLPDSTLLELTVAPGIFSRDMYKTADIAKQQMRAGELPQLTNQLPDLTDYDLVLVGGPVWTYSPSTPVLSFLHALGDYAGKVAPFYTSVGNNGDYERQFADENPQLRVLTGNDNGKNLKNWLEELEEE; from the coding sequence TTGAGTAAAACATTGATTGCCTACTACTCCTGGTCGGGCACGACCAAGCGGCTGGCGGAACGGATTCACAAATTGCTGCCGGATTCGACATTGCTGGAACTGACGGTGGCCCCGGGGATCTTCTCCCGGGACATGTACAAGACGGCCGACATTGCCAAGCAGCAGATGCGCGCCGGCGAATTGCCGCAGCTGACCAACCAGCTGCCGGACCTGACCGACTACGACCTGGTGCTGGTCGGCGGCCCAGTCTGGACCTACTCGCCATCGACACCGGTATTGTCTTTCCTGCACGCCCTTGGCGACTACGCCGGGAAAGTGGCGCCGTTCTACACCAGCGTCGGCAACAACGGCGATTATGAGAGACAGTTTGCCGATGAAAATCCGCAGCTGCGGGTCCTCACCGGCAATGACAACGGTAAGAATTTGAAGAATTGGCTGGAAGAGCTCGAGGAGGAATAA
- a CDS encoding nuclear transport factor 2 family protein — protein sequence MIANDQQELVNLYRMENEAMVARDVATLNRILAPGMQLVHMTGYVQPKLEWIDQIQNGDMYYLSSTEDRIKDVQIDGNRASLVGQNRVRASVWGSAVATWPLQMRVEYEKDNGKWLIVRQEASTY from the coding sequence ATGATTGCCAACGACCAACAGGAGCTGGTCAACCTTTACCGGATGGAGAACGAGGCGATGGTCGCCCGCGACGTCGCCACCCTCAATCGGATTCTGGCGCCGGGAATGCAGCTGGTGCACATGACCGGCTACGTGCAGCCCAAGCTGGAATGGATTGACCAGATTCAAAACGGCGACATGTACTATCTTTCCTCGACCGAGGACCGGATCAAGGACGTCCAGATTGACGGCAATCGCGCCAGCCTGGTTGGCCAGAACCGGGTTCGGGCCAGCGTTTGGGGCAGTGCGGTTGCCACCTGGCCGCTCCAGATGAGGGTCGAATACGAAAAGGACAACGGGAAATGGCTGATTGTCAGACAAGAGGCTTCTACTTATTGA